A genomic window from Haladaptatus caseinilyticus includes:
- a CDS encoding ArsA family ATPase, producing MKKFVFFGGKGGVGKTTVSSAYGLKSAKAGLKTLVVSTDPAHSTSDVFDQQFGDEPAPVEGHDDLWAMEIDPEQEVENHLMEIKRAMGDQVSPGMVNAIDRQVEMAHQTPGAHESALFDRFVDVMQNAEEYDRVVFDTSPTGGTLRLLSLPEFLEGWIERLLHKRKRSIDLFEKAAIGGREPRRMAEGDPIIARLQERKEMFEFAGEVLRTESAYFLVLNPDELSIRETGRAVEELTEYDLGVSGLVINKVTPEPDENESGRGARYLRDRCRTERERIEHIRESFDESVVAVIESRVEEVKGSLLDEVADELDVAVEPTPKSASQPSSES from the coding sequence ATGAAAAAGTTCGTTTTCTTCGGCGGTAAGGGCGGCGTCGGTAAAACCACGGTATCCAGCGCGTACGGGCTGAAAAGCGCGAAGGCGGGACTGAAGACGCTCGTCGTTTCGACTGACCCGGCACACAGCACCTCGGACGTCTTCGACCAGCAGTTCGGTGACGAACCCGCACCAGTCGAAGGCCACGACGACCTGTGGGCGATGGAAATCGATCCCGAACAGGAGGTCGAAAATCATCTGATGGAGATAAAGCGAGCGATGGGCGACCAAGTGAGCCCAGGAATGGTCAACGCCATCGACCGCCAAGTCGAGATGGCACATCAAACGCCCGGCGCACACGAATCGGCGTTGTTCGACCGATTCGTCGATGTGATGCAAAACGCGGAGGAGTATGATCGCGTTGTATTCGATACTTCCCCGACAGGTGGAACGCTTCGACTGCTTTCGCTACCGGAGTTCCTCGAAGGGTGGATAGAGCGACTCCTCCACAAACGAAAGCGGAGCATCGACCTGTTCGAGAAGGCCGCCATCGGCGGGCGTGAACCACGACGGATGGCCGAAGGCGACCCCATCATCGCTCGACTTCAGGAACGAAAGGAGATGTTCGAGTTCGCCGGAGAGGTGCTTCGTACCGAGTCGGCTTACTTCCTCGTGCTCAATCCGGACGAACTCTCGATTCGTGAGACGGGACGTGCAGTAGAGGAGTTGACCGAGTACGACCTCGGCGTCTCCGGACTCGTCATCAACAAGGTCACGCCGGAACCGGACGAAAACGAATCGGGGAGGGGCGCGAGATACCTCCGTGATCGCTGCCGGACCGAACGGGAACGTATCGAACACATCCGCGAATCGTTCGACGAATCGGTCGTTGCGGTCATCGAATCACGGGTCGAAGAAGTAAAAGGCTCGCTTCTAGATGAAGTGGCAGACGAGTTAGATGTTGCCGTCGAACCGACACCGAAATCTGCTAGCCAGCCGTCTAGTGAAAGCTGA